One Microbacterium sp. No. 7 genomic window carries:
- a CDS encoding MFS transporter, producing the protein MSSSPPTSSARWWGLFLIALAQFMVIMDASIIGVALPRMQVDLGFTPHDLSWVFNAYVIALGGLLLLGGRLSDLFGPRRMFATGWVILAIGSLVAGLAGNVPVELLGRVLQGAGSALIAPAALTLLMMLFGANPKELTKAMAFYGAAAPAGGTAGVFLGGVITEFASWPWVFLINVPIAVLVLLVMWKALPGGKLGARGSVDVIGALTVTVGLAALVYGIVRAEVAGWASPETWIAIGLGVTLLVLFVIIQRVKREPLMRLSIFRSPNLGAANLAQVLLGGAWVPMWFFLNLYLQQVLGFSAFPAGAALLPMTILIMLGMIVLAPRIIAAVGPKVPIVLGLVILAVGLGWMAFIRPDGNYWVDAFGPSLIVAFGQALAFIPSLQVAISAAPPEEGGLASGIVNTSYQVGSAIGLAVVSAVAAGFGAGQLGDTEALTQGYSAAFVAAGIIALAGAILVPMFFRTKRPTRALPVS; encoded by the coding sequence ATGTCCTCGTCCCCTCCAACAAGCAGCGCCCGGTGGTGGGGCCTCTTCCTCATCGCGCTGGCCCAGTTCATGGTCATCATGGACGCCTCGATCATCGGAGTCGCCCTGCCCCGTATGCAAGTCGATCTCGGCTTCACCCCGCACGATCTCTCCTGGGTGTTCAACGCCTACGTGATCGCGCTCGGCGGACTCCTGCTCCTCGGCGGGCGCCTGTCCGATCTGTTCGGGCCGCGCAGGATGTTCGCGACCGGCTGGGTGATCCTCGCGATCGGGTCTCTCGTTGCAGGCCTCGCGGGTAACGTGCCGGTCGAGCTGCTCGGCCGGGTGCTCCAAGGGGCGGGGTCTGCGCTCATCGCGCCGGCCGCGCTCACGCTGTTGATGATGCTGTTCGGTGCAAACCCGAAGGAGCTCACGAAGGCGATGGCATTCTACGGGGCGGCCGCTCCTGCCGGCGGCACCGCCGGTGTCTTCCTCGGCGGTGTGATCACTGAGTTCGCCTCCTGGCCGTGGGTGTTCCTCATTAATGTGCCTATCGCGGTGCTCGTGCTGCTGGTCATGTGGAAGGCGCTGCCTGGCGGTAAGCTCGGCGCGCGCGGGTCGGTTGACGTAATCGGTGCGCTCACGGTAACTGTGGGCCTCGCGGCGCTGGTCTACGGAATCGTGCGCGCTGAAGTCGCCGGGTGGGCGTCGCCAGAGACGTGGATCGCGATCGGACTCGGCGTCACCCTCCTTGTGTTGTTCGTCATCATCCAGCGCGTCAAGCGCGAGCCTCTGATGCGGCTGTCGATCTTCCGTTCTCCCAACCTGGGCGCCGCAAACCTTGCGCAGGTGCTGCTCGGCGGGGCGTGGGTGCCCATGTGGTTCTTCTTGAACCTGTACCTGCAGCAGGTTCTCGGCTTCTCCGCGTTCCCCGCAGGAGCAGCTCTTCTTCCGATGACGATTTTGATCATGCTCGGCATGATCGTGCTCGCTCCTCGGATCATCGCGGCAGTCGGACCGAAGGTCCCCATCGTGCTCGGCCTCGTCATCCTCGCGGTGGGCCTCGGGTGGATGGCTTTCATTCGACCCGACGGCAATTACTGGGTCGACGCATTCGGACCCTCGCTCATCGTGGCCTTCGGGCAGGCACTTGCCTTCATCCCCTCGCTGCAAGTTGCCATCTCTGCAGCCCCGCCCGAGGAAGGCGGTCTCGCCTCGGGCATCGTGAATACCAGCTACCAGGTCGGGTCCGCGATCGGTCTCGCCGTCGTGTCTGCCGTCGCTGCAGGCTTCGGCGCGGGACAGCTCGGTGACACCGAAGCGCTCACTCAGGGGTACTCGGCGGCGTTCGTTGCGGCCGGGATCATTGCCCTCGCCGGTGCGATCCTCGTCCCGATGTTCTTCCGCACCAAGCGACCTACTCGCGCACTGCCAGTCTCGTAA
- a CDS encoding carboxymuconolactone decarboxylase family protein yields MKESIMPRFSQLTPASAVGASRDLLGELVERHGTVGDMVATMAHSPAVLGGYLQLSKAMRRAKLDRRVSELVSIAVQTQQGCGMCLRSHIDAARSLGLSENEISRAQQSTSHDPSIAAMIQLGIRVYREPASITDAQVEELRGFGYSDREIADVVGVVALNVLTGAFNLVAGLTAGD; encoded by the coding sequence ATGAAGGAGAGCATCATGCCGCGATTCTCCCAACTCACCCCGGCCTCTGCTGTGGGGGCCTCCCGTGATCTCCTGGGCGAGCTCGTCGAGCGACATGGCACCGTCGGTGACATGGTGGCGACCATGGCTCACTCGCCCGCCGTGCTCGGCGGCTACCTGCAGTTGAGCAAGGCGATGCGCAGGGCGAAGCTCGACCGCAGAGTCAGCGAGCTCGTCTCGATCGCCGTGCAGACGCAACAGGGCTGCGGTATGTGCCTGCGTTCTCATATCGACGCCGCCCGCTCCCTGGGGCTTTCGGAGAACGAGATCTCCCGGGCGCAGCAAAGCACCTCGCACGATCCCTCCATCGCAGCCATGATCCAATTGGGCATACGGGTTTACCGGGAGCCCGCGTCCATCACCGACGCTCAGGTGGAGGAACTGCGCGGCTTCGGGTACAGCGACCGAGAGATCGCCGACGTCGTCGGCGTGGTGGCACTGAACGTCCTCACCGGAGCCTTCAACCTTGTCGCCGGACTCACCGCCGGCGACTGA
- a CDS encoding CueP family metal-binding protein, protein MPHPAAPHRRKLIVAAAATLAAALVLTGCATAPSHEPASPSTNSQAVDTGFLADHDLDGLDAAQVIERLDTMPVADRPTDLIASVQPDALVLTDDQKRETRLPMPEDEVYISVAPYREQTHDCYFHSLTTCLGELANTEVQVTLTGEDGDVFLDEVRQTYDNGFVGIWVPRDIKATLSVEHEGQVGTTTISTMNEDDPTCITAVQLT, encoded by the coding sequence ATGCCCCACCCCGCCGCGCCTCACCGGCGAAAACTGATCGTCGCCGCCGCCGCGACGCTCGCCGCCGCCCTCGTCCTCACCGGATGCGCCACTGCACCCTCGCACGAACCCGCGTCGCCCTCGACCAACAGTCAGGCCGTCGACACCGGCTTCCTGGCGGACCACGACCTTGACGGCCTGGACGCCGCACAGGTCATCGAACGGCTCGACACGATGCCCGTCGCCGACCGACCCACTGATCTGATCGCATCCGTGCAGCCGGATGCGCTCGTGCTCACCGACGACCAGAAGCGCGAGACACGTCTGCCGATGCCCGAAGACGAGGTGTACATCTCGGTCGCCCCCTACCGGGAACAGACCCACGACTGCTACTTCCACAGCCTGACCACCTGCCTCGGCGAACTCGCCAACACCGAAGTCCAGGTTACCCTCACCGGCGAAGACGGAGACGTGTTCCTCGACGAGGTGCGGCAAACCTACGACAACGGGTTCGTCGGCATCTGGGTGCCTCGCGACATCAAAGCAACTCTCAGTGTCGAACACGAAGGGCAGGTGGGAACCACGACCATCTCTACGATGAACGAAGACGACCCGACCTGTATCACCGCGGTGCAACTGACCTGA
- a CDS encoding TetR/AcrR family transcriptional regulator C-terminal domain-containing protein, protein MSSVRPPLDRDTVLTAAIALADEVGLGGLSMRRLGQALGVTPMALYKHVANREELIDVMVERIVAGFDVPIQDDDWRRELRARILAARAATARHAWVRTAIETRRMAGDAVLSHMDALMGAMFRGGLSADLVHHAMHALSTRMWGFTRDVMPTPSLPADVSKRAAALAAYAEAYPAIVRMASTGSHAGADCDEEAEFVFALDILLEGFERLHHAGWRSESNA, encoded by the coding sequence ATGTCAAGCGTCAGGCCTCCTCTCGACCGCGACACCGTGCTAACTGCCGCCATCGCGCTGGCAGACGAGGTCGGCCTGGGCGGGCTGAGCATGCGGCGTCTGGGGCAAGCTCTCGGCGTGACCCCGATGGCGCTCTACAAGCACGTGGCGAATCGCGAGGAACTGATCGACGTGATGGTCGAGCGGATCGTCGCGGGGTTCGACGTCCCGATCCAGGATGACGACTGGCGGCGCGAGCTCCGAGCACGCATCCTCGCGGCGCGAGCAGCGACGGCGCGCCACGCGTGGGTGCGCACGGCGATTGAGACTCGGAGGATGGCGGGCGATGCTGTGCTCTCTCATATGGATGCGCTGATGGGCGCCATGTTTCGCGGGGGCCTCTCCGCGGACCTCGTGCACCACGCTATGCATGCGCTCAGCACGCGTATGTGGGGCTTCACTCGGGATGTCATGCCCACGCCCTCACTGCCCGCCGATGTCTCGAAGCGGGCAGCAGCCCTCGCGGCGTACGCCGAGGCGTACCCGGCCATCGTCCGCATGGCCTCCACAGGGTCACATGCGGGCGCAGACTGCGACGAGGAGGCCGAGTTCGTATTTGCGCTCGACATCCTTCTCGAAGGATTTGAACGGCTTCACCACGCAGGATGGCGCTCAGAATCCAACGCGTGA
- the mobF gene encoding MobF family relaxase, producing MTLSIRVMTAGDGYRYLLNSVVIGDGDRDAASALTRYYLEAGTPPGSWLGAGLPGLTGNITSGTVVSEEQLRRLMGYGQDPNTGEQLGRPYRKFATATERAERRIALLPNSLAPGERAVQRALIEAEEAQKPTNAPVAGFDLTFSVPKSVSTLWAVADGGTQALIAQAHHAAIEDVIAVLERDVAMTRVGAKGPRGAVAQVEAWGVIATAYDHYDSRASDPQLHTHVVVANRVQAVQDGKWRTLDSRALHAAVTGLSEHYNAVLSDHLTQTLGVGWEARDRGTGRSTAWEIAGVPQELMDEFSSRTRDIERVKDRLVAEYVDKHGRQPSGKLLWQFRQQATLETRPPKQHHSLSDLTTGWRERATRMLGEDAPTWATALLAEAAGEPLLRADDLPLDVLDQVAQVVVEQVGDRSATWKRWNLHAEAVRQTMGLRFAHTTDRDQILRRIVDAAEHASLRLTPPELASSPPVFRRLDGTSVFRPKGGIVFSSEQVLAAEDRLLTASHARTAPTVPLAWVEHAARERNRDGHTLSSDQEQAIAKIGVSGRALDVLVGPAGTGKTTTMRALRRAWERRYGAGSVIGLAPSAAAADVLAEDLEIGTENTAKWLHEHRHGTWNLTAGQLVIIDEASLAGTFALDAITTHAQSVGAKALLVGDWAQLAAVDAGGAFGMLVRDRGDAPELVDVRRFRNDWEKHASLQLRVGDTDVIDTYIGHGRVVPGGYDEILEAAYQAWRADQEAGKTTVLIAETLDTVSELNTRARTDRILAGHVALDGVRLHDGNEASRGDLIITRHNDRRLTLGRGWVKNGDRWEVARANEDGSLRVRRAKSRWRTTITLPAAYVAEHVELGYAVTAHRAQGSTVDTAHAIVHSPEVTRESLYVAMTRGRESNTVYVATDQHHLEEHQHREDLQHTARSILYGILQHPGAELSAHDTITVERDMWGSLEQLAAEYDTIAQAAGQARWIRLLETGGLTSETIDELVETDAFGILTTELRRLEADGHHIDDLLPRIIHAGGLDDVQDLGSLLRYRLHRITTTYPPSPRRATGRIAGLVPRATGITDPDMRRALDQRERLMEQRLDALVQQHLTQTPSWMAGLDGLTPETRAVVVRAVAAYRDRWGTTASSPLGTIPLDDAQRIDYERTRATLTHATETIEPAAPGEQPRRDGRTLA from the coding sequence ATGACATTGTCAATCAGGGTGATGACGGCCGGTGACGGGTACCGGTACCTGCTGAACTCTGTCGTGATCGGTGACGGTGACCGTGACGCTGCTTCGGCGTTGACGAGGTACTACCTCGAAGCAGGCACCCCGCCGGGTTCCTGGCTCGGGGCTGGCCTTCCCGGTCTCACCGGGAACATCACCTCGGGAACTGTGGTGAGCGAGGAGCAGCTGCGACGGCTCATGGGGTACGGGCAGGATCCCAACACGGGTGAGCAGCTGGGGCGCCCGTACCGGAAGTTCGCCACCGCCACCGAACGCGCAGAACGCCGTATCGCGCTGCTCCCTAACTCGTTGGCGCCGGGTGAGCGGGCGGTGCAGCGGGCACTGATCGAGGCGGAGGAGGCGCAGAAGCCGACGAACGCCCCGGTGGCGGGGTTCGATCTGACGTTCTCGGTGCCGAAGTCGGTCTCGACGCTGTGGGCCGTCGCCGACGGTGGCACGCAGGCACTGATCGCGCAGGCCCATCACGCGGCGATCGAGGACGTGATCGCGGTGCTCGAGCGGGATGTCGCGATGACGCGGGTCGGTGCAAAAGGGCCGCGCGGCGCGGTCGCGCAGGTCGAGGCTTGGGGTGTGATCGCGACCGCCTACGATCACTACGATTCGCGAGCGTCCGACCCGCAGCTCCACACCCACGTCGTCGTCGCGAACCGTGTCCAGGCCGTCCAGGACGGGAAGTGGCGCACCCTCGATTCCCGTGCCCTGCATGCCGCGGTGACCGGGCTCTCGGAGCACTACAACGCTGTCCTCTCCGACCACCTCACCCAGACCCTCGGCGTCGGCTGGGAGGCCCGCGACCGCGGCACGGGCCGGTCGACCGCGTGGGAGATCGCCGGAGTACCGCAGGAACTCATGGACGAGTTCTCCTCCCGCACCCGCGATATCGAGCGGGTCAAGGATCGCCTCGTCGCCGAATACGTGGACAAGCACGGCCGGCAGCCGTCGGGGAAGCTGCTGTGGCAGTTCCGGCAGCAGGCTACCCTCGAGACCCGACCCCCGAAACAGCACCACTCGCTGAGCGACCTCACCACCGGCTGGCGGGAACGCGCCACCCGCATGCTCGGTGAAGACGCCCCGACCTGGGCGACCGCACTCCTCGCTGAGGCTGCCGGGGAGCCGTTGCTACGGGCCGACGACCTCCCGCTCGACGTACTCGATCAGGTCGCCCAGGTCGTGGTGGAGCAGGTGGGCGATCGGTCGGCGACCTGGAAGCGGTGGAACCTGCACGCAGAAGCAGTACGGCAGACGATGGGGCTCCGCTTCGCCCACACCACCGACCGCGACCAGATCCTCCGCCGGATCGTCGACGCCGCCGAGCACGCCTCGCTCCGCCTCACCCCACCCGAGCTCGCCTCAAGCCCGCCCGTGTTCCGTCGCCTGGATGGGACGAGCGTGTTTCGTCCGAAGGGTGGGATCGTGTTCTCCTCGGAGCAGGTGCTCGCCGCCGAAGACCGCCTCCTCACCGCCTCCCACGCGAGGACGGCGCCAACCGTGCCGCTGGCATGGGTAGAGCACGCGGCGCGGGAGCGGAACCGGGACGGGCACACCCTGTCTTCGGATCAGGAGCAGGCGATCGCGAAGATCGGGGTCTCCGGCCGCGCCCTCGACGTGCTCGTCGGCCCCGCAGGTACGGGGAAGACGACGACGATGCGTGCGCTCCGGCGCGCATGGGAGCGCCGGTACGGGGCAGGATCGGTGATCGGCCTCGCCCCGTCGGCCGCTGCCGCGGACGTCCTCGCCGAGGACTTGGAGATCGGTACGGAGAACACCGCGAAGTGGTTGCACGAGCACCGCCACGGAACCTGGAACCTCACGGCCGGGCAGCTCGTGATCATCGACGAGGCATCGCTCGCGGGCACGTTCGCGCTCGACGCGATCACCACCCACGCCCAGAGCGTCGGGGCAAAAGCGCTGCTCGTAGGCGATTGGGCGCAACTGGCCGCGGTGGACGCGGGCGGGGCGTTCGGGATGCTCGTCCGCGACCGCGGCGACGCCCCCGAGCTGGTGGATGTGCGCCGCTTCCGCAACGACTGGGAGAAACACGCCTCCCTGCAGCTGCGGGTCGGAGATACCGACGTCATCGACACCTACATCGGGCACGGCCGGGTGGTGCCGGGTGGGTATGACGAGATCCTCGAAGCCGCCTACCAAGCCTGGCGGGCCGATCAAGAGGCCGGGAAGACGACGGTGCTGATCGCTGAAACCCTCGACACGGTCTCCGAGCTCAACACCCGCGCCCGCACCGACCGCATCCTCGCCGGCCATGTTGCGCTCGACGGGGTGCGCCTCCACGACGGCAACGAAGCCTCCCGCGGCGACCTGATCATCACCCGCCACAACGACCGCCGCCTGACCTTGGGGCGGGGGTGGGTGAAGAACGGCGACCGGTGGGAAGTCGCCCGCGCGAACGAGGACGGATCCTTGAGGGTGCGGCGGGCGAAGTCTCGGTGGCGCACCACGATCACGCTGCCCGCCGCCTACGTCGCCGAGCATGTCGAGCTCGGGTACGCCGTCACCGCGCACCGCGCCCAGGGCTCCACCGTCGACACCGCGCACGCGATCGTCCATTCTCCGGAAGTGACCCGCGAATCGCTGTACGTCGCGATGACACGGGGCCGCGAATCCAACACGGTGTATGTCGCGACCGATCAGCATCATCTCGAAGAGCACCAGCACCGTGAGGATCTGCAGCACACCGCCCGCAGCATCCTCTACGGCATCCTCCAGCACCCCGGCGCCGAGCTGTCCGCCCACGACACCATCACCGTCGAACGAGACATGTGGGGGTCGCTCGAGCAGCTCGCCGCCGAATACGACACCATCGCCCAGGCCGCCGGGCAGGCACGGTGGATCCGGCTCCTCGAAACCGGTGGCCTCACCTCAGAGACGATCGATGAGCTCGTCGAGACGGACGCGTTCGGGATCCTCACGACCGAGCTGCGCAGGCTCGAAGCCGACGGCCATCACATCGACGACCTGCTGCCGCGCATCATCCACGCCGGTGGCCTCGACGACGTGCAGGATCTCGGATCGCTGCTGCGCTACCGACTCCACCGCATCACCACCACCTACCCGCCCTCACCTCGCCGAGCGACCGGACGCATCGCCGGCCTCGTGCCCCGCGCCACCGGAATCACCGACCCCGACATGCGCCGCGCGCTCGACCAACGCGAGCGGCTCATGGAGCAGCGCCTCGACGCCCTCGTCCAGCAGCACCTCACCCAAACCCCCTCCTGGATGGCGGGGCTGGACGGGCTCACGCCGGAGACTCGGGCGGTGGTGGTGCGGGCGGTGGCCGCGTACCGGGATCGGTGGGGCACCACCGCGTCGAGCCCGCTCGGAACGATCCCGCTCGACGACGCGCAACGCATCGACTACGAACGCACCCGCGCCACCCTCACCCACGCCACCGAGACGATCGAGCCCGCGGCCCCGGGCGAGCAGCCCCGACGCGACGGCCGCACACTCGCATAG
- a CDS encoding DUF305 domain-containing protein, translating into MKFRTAATAALALTAALVLAGCSAGSEDEDSMPGMDHGSSEQAADANDADVMFASMMIVHHEQAIEMSDIVLAKQDVNPEVVELAEAIKAAQGPEIEQLQGWLDDWGVDPEEQQMDGMDHSDGMMTEDDMAALESADGPEASRLFLEQMIVHHEGAVEMAQTQVDDGSNPDAIELAQTIIDAQTTEIQQMQDLLATL; encoded by the coding sequence ATGAAGTTTCGCACCGCGGCGACCGCCGCACTCGCCCTCACCGCCGCGCTGGTCCTGGCCGGATGCTCGGCCGGAAGCGAAGACGAGGACTCGATGCCGGGCATGGACCACGGCTCGTCCGAGCAGGCAGCCGACGCCAACGACGCGGACGTGATGTTCGCCTCGATGATGATCGTGCACCACGAGCAGGCCATCGAGATGAGCGACATCGTCCTCGCCAAGCAGGATGTCAACCCCGAGGTGGTCGAACTGGCCGAAGCGATCAAGGCCGCCCAGGGGCCCGAGATCGAACAGCTCCAGGGGTGGCTGGACGACTGGGGCGTCGACCCCGAGGAGCAGCAGATGGACGGGATGGACCACAGCGACGGCATGATGACTGAGGACGACATGGCCGCCCTCGAATCGGCCGACGGACCCGAGGCCTCGCGACTGTTCCTGGAGCAGATGATCGTCCATCACGAGGGAGCGGTCGAGATGGCCCAGACGCAGGTCGATGACGGCAGCAACCCCGACGCCATCGAGCTCGCGCAGACCATCATCGACGCGCAGACCACCGAGATCCAGCAGATGCAGGACCTCCTGGCCACCCTCTGA
- a CDS encoding universal stress protein — MSVPRLLIAYDGSPNAKYAIESASSLFPGTEAVVFYARQPMEGFAAHLQGHPALEKLDALDRAALDASEKIAAEGAELAQSKGLKAESLVSSTVATASEAILDAADRLNVELIVIGSRGLRGLKATVLGSTSANVLHHATLPTLVIPSDSVAQARYAQRAAALPS; from the coding sequence ATGTCTGTACCGAGATTGCTGATCGCCTACGATGGCTCACCCAACGCGAAGTACGCCATCGAATCCGCCTCCTCTCTTTTCCCGGGCACGGAAGCCGTCGTGTTCTACGCACGGCAGCCCATGGAAGGATTCGCTGCGCACCTCCAGGGTCATCCGGCACTGGAGAAGCTCGACGCACTCGACAGGGCCGCACTCGACGCCTCCGAAAAGATCGCCGCCGAAGGGGCGGAACTGGCTCAGTCGAAGGGCCTCAAGGCCGAGTCGCTCGTATCCTCAACGGTTGCTACCGCCTCCGAAGCGATCCTCGATGCCGCCGATCGGCTGAACGTCGAGCTCATCGTGATCGGCTCTCGAGGGCTACGCGGTCTCAAGGCCACTGTGCTTGGGAGCACCTCAGCGAACGTGCTCCATCACGCCACGCTTCCGACTCTCGTAATTCCGTCGGATTCTGTGGCCCAGGCACGCTACGCACAACGGGCTGCAGCCCTTCCAAGCTGA
- a CDS encoding metal-sensitive transcriptional regulator, producing MTSENDVAAGHHGYIDDKTQYLQRMKRIEGQARGIAKMIDEEKYCIDILTQVSALTRALQGVATGLLDDHLKHCVLDAAKLSDDAGKAKIQEATDAINRLVRS from the coding sequence ATGACATCGGAGAATGACGTCGCCGCCGGTCATCACGGCTACATCGACGACAAGACTCAGTACTTGCAGCGCATGAAGCGCATCGAAGGGCAAGCACGCGGGATAGCGAAGATGATCGACGAGGAGAAGTACTGCATCGACATCCTCACCCAAGTGAGTGCGCTCACTCGCGCCCTCCAAGGCGTCGCCACCGGGCTGCTCGACGATCACCTCAAACACTGCGTGCTCGACGCCGCCAAGCTCAGTGACGATGCAGGCAAGGCGAAGATCCAGGAAGCCACTGACGCGATCAACCGCCTGGTGCGCTCCTGA
- a CDS encoding DUF6153 family protein — MAMTAATRSRKGLQGLRRVVLGGLLAAAVVLGLLAMHTLNLHGTAAAHAPAAISVSASDAVGAHHATAGAHESSGTASDVGGTCADCGGGDHLGMAMACVLALLLVLLILVPPRLLPGWMHTAPRPPLVARFIDRLLPRAPSLHVLCISRT, encoded by the coding sequence ATGGCGATGACGGCGGCAACGCGATCCAGGAAGGGCCTTCAGGGCCTCCGGCGCGTCGTGCTCGGAGGGCTGCTGGCGGCAGCGGTTGTCCTCGGCCTGCTGGCCATGCACACGCTGAACCTGCACGGCACCGCGGCCGCCCACGCGCCCGCGGCGATCTCGGTCTCCGCCAGCGACGCCGTGGGCGCTCATCACGCCACGGCGGGCGCCCATGAGTCCAGCGGCACTGCCAGTGATGTCGGTGGTACGTGTGCGGACTGCGGGGGTGGCGACCATCTGGGCATGGCGATGGCATGCGTGCTCGCATTACTGCTCGTCCTTCTCATCCTGGTGCCGCCTCGGCTTCTGCCTGGATGGATGCACACCGCACCCCGGCCGCCCCTCGTGGCGCGTTTCATCGACCGGCTGTTGCCTCGGGCGCCGTCGCTGCACGTTCTCTGTATCAGTCGCACGTGA
- a CDS encoding DUF4386 domain-containing protein — MRHQNRVYARSAGIVYLVTHVTSVTAVAAYAASSVALGVALEFILALGCLLTGLLLLPLLRPAGEVRAFTFAFLRTLEAAVIAAGTLPMLAFLWTDAAGTVAGESLEALHTAAFLVGQCLVISVNTIVLGRLLLESGLVPRALAVLGLMGGVLVLGSNAAQLFGLVPLNGAVAGACAVPLFAFELWFAFHLIIAGLRPRTDPSTAAVPDAIRPRDESTTHRRARLRAST, encoded by the coding sequence ATGAGGCACCAGAATCGCGTCTACGCGCGCAGCGCAGGCATCGTCTACCTCGTCACGCACGTGACCTCTGTGACTGCCGTGGCCGCGTACGCAGCTTCGTCCGTGGCGTTGGGGGTGGCGCTCGAGTTCATCCTCGCGCTCGGCTGCCTGCTCACGGGCCTGCTGCTCCTCCCGCTGCTGCGCCCCGCCGGCGAGGTGCGAGCATTCACGTTCGCGTTTCTCCGCACGCTCGAGGCTGCCGTTATCGCGGCCGGAACACTCCCGATGCTCGCGTTCCTATGGACCGATGCCGCGGGTACGGTGGCGGGTGAATCGCTTGAGGCGCTGCACACCGCCGCGTTCCTCGTCGGCCAGTGTCTGGTGATCAGTGTCAACACGATCGTCCTGGGGCGGTTGCTCCTGGAGTCGGGCCTCGTTCCCCGTGCTCTCGCCGTCCTGGGCCTGATGGGCGGCGTCTTGGTGCTGGGCAGCAACGCGGCGCAGCTGTTCGGGCTCGTGCCCCTGAACGGCGCGGTCGCGGGCGCGTGCGCCGTACCCCTCTTCGCCTTCGAGCTCTGGTTCGCGTTCCACTTGATCATTGCGGGGCTCCGGCCACGCACCGACCCGAGCACGGCAGCAGTCCCGGACGCCATCCGGCCACGTGACGAATCCACCACTCATCGGAGAGCGCGACTTCGCGCCTCCACCTAG
- a CDS encoding MFS transporter, with protein sequence MRLFAIRDFRHLFSAQIIALFGTGLATVALGLLAYELAGPSAGAVLATALTIKMVMYVVIAPLAAAYADRLPRRMFLTLLDVVRAAVVLALPFVSEIWQIYVLIGVLQAASAAFTPTFQAVIPDIVTEESDYTRALSASQVAYTMESLLSPVLAAVALTFMTFNWLFVGTSVGFVISALLVLSTRIPNAAPSGHAGAWNRVTSGVKVFFATPRLRGVMALNVVVAAAGSIVVVNTVNYVRDQLGGTQADVAWMLAASGGGTLLVALFLPRVLDRIAERVVMMTGAAVLLAGVLAAVAMTAIQAASWMITAPIWVVIGGGMALIVTPTGRVIRGSVAKRELPAAFAAQFSLSHLAWLVTYPIAGWVGTASGFTLAWSILAALAVAGAIAAPILWHREKKTEAIDVASDAERETGDHVPRELGEETEAVEGTLAASQCACVRLA encoded by the coding sequence ATGCGTTTGTTCGCGATCCGCGACTTCCGTCACTTGTTCAGCGCGCAGATCATCGCCCTGTTCGGGACGGGGTTGGCGACCGTCGCCCTCGGTCTGCTCGCTTACGAGCTCGCCGGCCCGAGCGCGGGGGCGGTGCTTGCGACGGCGCTGACGATCAAGATGGTCATGTACGTCGTGATCGCGCCTCTGGCGGCGGCCTATGCCGACCGGCTCCCGAGGCGGATGTTCCTGACCCTGCTCGACGTGGTGCGCGCAGCCGTGGTGCTCGCTCTGCCGTTCGTAAGCGAGATCTGGCAGATCTACGTTCTCATCGGGGTGCTGCAGGCGGCTTCTGCGGCATTCACGCCGACGTTCCAGGCGGTCATCCCCGACATCGTGACCGAGGAGTCCGACTACACGCGGGCGCTGTCCGCCTCCCAGGTGGCCTACACGATGGAGAGCCTGCTCAGTCCGGTGCTCGCGGCGGTCGCCCTGACGTTCATGACGTTCAACTGGCTGTTCGTCGGCACCTCGGTGGGCTTCGTGATCTCCGCCCTCCTGGTGCTCTCGACCCGCATCCCCAACGCGGCACCGAGTGGGCACGCGGGTGCGTGGAACCGGGTCACCTCAGGCGTGAAGGTCTTCTTCGCGACTCCTCGTCTGCGCGGCGTCATGGCGCTGAACGTGGTGGTCGCCGCAGCCGGATCGATCGTGGTGGTCAATACGGTCAACTACGTCCGCGATCAACTGGGCGGCACGCAGGCCGACGTCGCCTGGATGCTCGCAGCCTCCGGCGGTGGCACACTGCTGGTCGCCCTGTTCCTGCCACGCGTACTCGATCGGATCGCCGAGCGGGTCGTGATGATGACCGGCGCCGCGGTCCTGCTTGCCGGCGTGCTGGCGGCCGTCGCGATGACCGCCATCCAGGCGGCCTCCTGGATGATCACGGCACCGATCTGGGTAGTCATCGGCGGCGGAATGGCCTTGATCGTCACGCCCACCGGACGCGTCATCCGAGGTTCGGTCGCGAAGCGCGAGCTCCCGGCGGCCTTCGCGGCACAGTTCTCACTGTCTCACCTCGCCTGGCTCGTCACCTACCCGATCGCGGGATGGGTCGGCACAGCGTCCGGATTCACGCTCGCCTGGTCGATCCTCGCAGCGCTCGCCGTCGCTGGGGCCATCGCGGCGCCGATCCTGTGGCACCGCGAGAAGAAGACCGAGGCCATTGATGTTGCTAGCGACGCGGAACGGGAGACTGGTGACCACGTGCCTCGTGAGCTAGGTGAGGAGACAGAAGCCGTCGAGGGCACGCTTGCGGCCTCCCAGTGCGCCTGCGTGCGCCTGGCATGA